In the genome of Limisphaerales bacterium, the window GGTCCGGCTCCTTGAAGCCTTCCCAGAACGGAATCTGCACCGTGACCGCACGCGTCGAATCGGTTTGAAGCGCCAGCACGGCCAGATCCATCAAGGTGCCGACGTAATCGTCCACCGACTTGCGGTCGAAGTTCTCGATCTCGTAATTCGCTTGCGGCTTGGAGCGATCGGCCCAGTAGGCGCGACGTTTCACGGTCTGCTCCACTTCGCGGACTGAGGTGAGATACTCGTCCATTTTCGCGCGGTCAGTGGCATTGAGACGCTTCTCCATGGACCTGGCTTGGGCGAGCACCGCATCGAGAATGCTACGGTCTTCAGCGAGTACCTGCTGTTGGGTCTTCTCGTTTTCGTCGATCTGAAAGAGCAGGTTAAAAATCTTGTGGGGAGAATCGATCTGTTTAACGGGCAAGCCGTGCTTGTCCCATGAGATTTGGGAAAAGTTTAGGTTCTCACCTGCCTGAAAAGCCAGCGACTTGAAACGCGTGTCTCCACCAATCAAATCGGCGACGGCCTGGTCAATGGATAGCCGATTCTTGCGGTGCAGCTTGTTGAAGTACCCGGAGAGAATCCCCACGCAAGGCGTGTGGCCGAAACCGTTCTGCACGGCAGGGTTGTCCAACCCGCTAAATATCTTCAGGTGATCAAAGTGATCGGACAACTCATTGAGTAAAGGCGGCGCCTCCCCAAACCCGCCATCGTTCTGCGGAATCAGTTCCGGCTGATAGAAGCTGAGGTGATTAACAATCGTCAGCAAGCGCCGCGGTGACTTCGCCTCCTCCGCTTGACCCAAGCTTTCCAGCCGCGGCAACAACAACGCCACGCCCGCTCCTTTCAGAAACGTGCGCCGCTGCATCGCTTTGTTGGCTTGTGAAACCATCGGCAAAGAATCACAGCAGGCGAACGCTCGGAAGTAAAGCCAAAGCCGCCTTACTTTTTCTTGTCCTTTAACGTCAGCAGATACGCCATCACGTCGGCGAGTTCCTGGTCGTTGAGGATGATGTTCATGGGGGGCATGGGGCTGGCACCGAGTTTGTCGAAGCCTTCGGCCAATTCAGCAGTGGGGTTGACGAGGGCGCGTTGGATGTAGTCCGCGTCCTTGCGGCTGGCAATGCCGTCGAGCGCGGGGCCGATGATGCCGCCCTTGTCACCAACCTTATGGCAGCGGATGCAGCCGGCGACAAGATGGGTGTCGAATATTTTCTTGCCGGCCAACGCCGTGCCCTTGACGGGATCCTTACTTTTCTCCTTGTAGATGGGCGTGATCTCGACGAGCGAAACATCGTCCCACCACGCGGTGCCGGTGCTTTGGCCCCAGCCGCCGAAGAGGCAGTTCACAGTCACCTCGCGGTCTTGCTCGCTTTTAAATTCCACTTTCACTTCGGTCCATTGATCGGCGGTCTGGCGGACGCCCTTGGTCTTGGCGGCGTGTTGCAGTTCGTGTACTCCCAGAAGCGCGCCGTTGCCGGTGCCTTGCAAATTCTCGGTGCGCACCCAGCCGCTGAGGATATAGTTGCGGCCGCCCTTGAGGCTTACGCGGGCAAACAGGCTGGAGTCGTGCCGTGTCTCGGCACTGATGCGCAGGGAATGCTTGCCAGTGCGCACGTATTCCTTGCGGGTCTCAACCGCGTGCTTGAGGTCCGGACGGCGCGCGCTGTAGGTGCGTGTCGCCCAGTCGCTCGGCAGTTTGTTGTCGCCCATTTTTTCAAACGAGGCATTGGGCAGCATGTTGGCGCTGGGCTTGTACCCGATCACATTCAACTCCGCGGCGCCGGTGGCGGCGAGAGCCGCGCGCAACCATTCGTCCTTGGCATTGACGGGCTGTTGCATGAGCAACGAAGCGGTCTTGCGATGCGTGTCGTTCTTGGGCAACGACGCCAATGCGGTGAACGCGGTGCGGCGCACGTGCAGATCCTTGTCGGCGAGGGTGGCGCTGTCGTAGAGCAATTCAGCGGACGATTGATCGGTGCCGAGCGCTCGCAGGGCATTGCGGCGCAAAGCGGGATCGGTTGCGATCAGCGCGGTGCGATGGGTCTCGCGATCGAGTTTGCCGAGGCCTTCGAGCGCCCAGAGCGAGTGGAGGGCGGCATGGCCGCCGGTCTTGAGTTTTGCCTGTAGGGCAGGCACGGCGTCCGTGCGTTGTTGCTCTACGAGCAACCGCTGGGCGGTGAGGCGCCAGAACAGATTGTCGTGACCGAGCGCGCTGATAAGGTCGGTAGTTGCCTTGAGCGTTGGCTGTTTGGGGGCGTGACCGCGATGGATCACGCGGTAGATGCGGCCGTGTTGACGGTCGCGGTTGGGATTGATGTGGGCGTTTCCCTGGCCGTTTTTCGCATCATACCCGGCGCGGCCTTTGTTCGGGGTCGGGTTGTGTTGAATAATAAAATTGTACCAGTCGGCCACCCAGAGATTACCGTCGGGGCCCACTTCGGCGACGACTGGGCTGAACCATTCATCGGCGCTGGCCATGAAGCTAAAGGCGTTGATGGCCTCGTAGCCGGAATCCTTGGGGCGGATGTCGTACATGCCGAGGAGATTGCCGGTGGGCCCACAAATGAACGCGCGCCGATCGCGCCAGGCATTGGGGAATCCCGCACTGGTGGCAAAGGCGTGGCCGCAGCCGGCGGTGTAGGCGTTGAAGGCATCGACCTGCCGGATGTTTGGCGTGATGGGATAAAACCGCGGCGTATCGGCGATCATTTGGGCGCTCTTGCCGCGTTGGCCGCCGTACACGGTGGCGGGCAGACCGCCGAAGAAAGTGGGATTATTATTGGCCGTGGAGCCGAACACATCGCCAGATTCATTGAAGCCCACGCCCCAAGTGTTGTTATTGAACTGATGCAGAAACTCGATCGCCGAGCCGTCGGCGCGGAAGCGAAATACGCCCATGCCGAAGCGATGTTGCTCGCCGCCCACCTGGCCGTTGAAGGCGGAGTACCCGACCGTGCCGTAGATCCAGTTGTCGAACCCGTACCGCAGGTTGCTCGGGCCGGCGTGCGTGTCGCCCGCGCCAAAGCCGGTGAAGAGCACCTCGCGCACGTCTGCTTTGTCGTCGCCGTCGGTGTCCTTGAAAAATAAAAACTCCGGCGCGTGTGCCACGATGATGCCACCGCGGGCGAAGGTGAATGACGTGGGAATGTTCAGACCGTCAGCAAAGATTTTAACCGAATCACATTTGCCGTCGCCGTTGGTGTCCTCCAGAATCTTGATGCGGTCATTGCCCTTGCGGCCTTCCTTGATTTCATTCGGGTAATCGATGCTTTCGGCGACCCACAGCCGCCCGCGTGCGTCCCATTGCATATATATGGGATTCACAATCTGCGGTTCGGAGGCGAAAAGTTTCAACTCCCAGCCCGCGGGTACCTGTGTGTACTTCATGCTGTCGGCAGCGGAAAGCGGCAGCTGATATGGAAGCGGTTCGGGGCGCTTTTCGTAATTCGGAATGTGGTCGCGTTTCACATATTTCAACGGAGCGCGTTCGGCCAAAAACTTTTTGTACCGCGCCTGCACTGTTTCGCCCGCCGCCCAGAGGATGCCGCTCTTGAGCAGTTGATGAAACCCGGCGTGGCCCCACACCCGGGCATCGTGGCCCGAGGCGGTATAAAACACGCGGCCCTTGCCCTGCGTGCGCACCCACGTCCATGGTTCCGGCTTGGTGTGCGGATCGCCCGGCATCGCGTCGCGCACCATCAGCACCGTGCGATTCTTCGGGTTGTGTTTCGTGTGAAAATACGTTTCGTCCCACGCCTCAAACGCCTTCACGTCTTTCATCGCCGGATGTTTGCCGTCTGAAATGCGCGCGCTGAATACCGCCCCTTGATGGCTCTTGAACCGGCCGCCCACCAGCTGATCGAAGCCCGGTTCATTGCCGAAACACCAGCTCGCGCAATGCACCGGCACAAACCCGCCGCCGTTCTCCACGAAATTTTTCAGGTTCGTCCACTGATGCGGCTGGATCGTGCCGTGATTCGCGTACAACAGCAGCACATCAAACTGGCCGAGATACTTCGCATCGCCCAGCGCCTCCTCCACGCTCACCGTGTAATCAAAATAAATCGCATCGCGCCCCAGCGCCTTGGCCAGCATGGGGTAGTACTCGTTGGAGTTGTGATGCTTCGCCGGATGCCCGAGGAACAGCACCCGAATCGGCCCCGCCTCCGCCATCAGGAAGCTGAACAAAAGAAAAACAGGAATGAGTAGTCGAGGTTTCATGGGCGACAAAGGTAGGCGCGAGTGTATCCATTGTGTTTCCAAAGGGGCAAGGTTTGAATGGGCACCCCTCGGTAGGGCGGTTTCTCCGAAACCGCCAAGGCGCGCTCGGAGATCGCGCCCTACCCGAAACAGCAAATGACAGTCATTCAAACTGTTCAATCGGCCAACTTGTCCGTACCTTGCGGCGAGTCATGAGCGACATCGTTCAACGCATCAAGGTCATCGATTCCCATACCGCCGGGGAGCCGACGCGGGTGGTGGTGGAGGGGTTGCCGGAATTTGCCGGCACGCCGACTGATTGGCGCGATTTTCTGCGCGCCCAGCATGATGATCTGCGCACGGCGGTGGCCTGCGAACCGCGCGGGCACGAGGCGATGGTGGGCGCGTATTTATTGGAGCCCACACAACCGGATTGCGTGGCGGGCGTGGTGTTCTTCAACAACGTCGGCTACTTGCACGGCTGTTTGCATGGCACCATTGGGGTGACGGTCACGCTCGCGCATCTCGGGCGCTTGAGCGACGGGGACAACAAAATCGAAACACCGACGGGCATCGTGACCGTGCGTCCGCCCGAGGATGGTTGGGTGACGGTGCAAAATGTGCGCAGTTGGCGCCACGCCGCCGCGGTGCCGGTGGACGTACCCGGCTGGGGCACCGTGCAAGGGGATGTGGCCTGGGGTGGTAATTGGTTTTACCTGATCGAAGCCGGGGACACCATTGAGGTGGATTTCAATAATCTCGATCAACTCACCGACTTCACCTGCGCTGTGCGCGAGGCGCTGGAGGCTAATGGCATCACCGGCGCAGATGATGGCGAGATAGATCATATCGAGGTGTTCGGGCCGTCGGCGAATGCGGCGGCGGACAGCAAAAATTTTGTGCTGTGTCCCGGGCGCGAATACGACCGCTCGCCCTGCGGCACGGGCACCAGCGCCAAACTCGCTTGTCTGCACGCCGCCGGAAAACTGCAGCCCGGCCAACTCTGGAGGCAGGCGGGCATCCTCGACACTGTGTTCGAAGGCACCGTGCAGGAAGCGCCCGAAGGCGGCGTCCTTCCCACGGTCAAAGGCCGCGCCTTCGTCACTGCCGAAAACGAAT includes:
- a CDS encoding proline racemase family protein, which gives rise to MSDIVQRIKVIDSHTAGEPTRVVVEGLPEFAGTPTDWRDFLRAQHDDLRTAVACEPRGHEAMVGAYLLEPTQPDCVAGVVFFNNVGYLHGCLHGTIGVTVTLAHLGRLSDGDNKIETPTGIVTVRPPEDGWVTVQNVRSWRHAAAVPVDVPGWGTVQGDVAWGGNWFYLIEAGDTIEVDFNNLDQLTDFTCAVREALEANGITGADDGEIDHIEVFGPSANAAADSKNFVLCPGREYDRSPCGTGTSAKLACLHAAGKLQPGQLWRQAGILDTVFEGTVQEAPEGGVLPTVKGRAFVTAENELIVHPNDPFAAGILR
- a CDS encoding ThuA domain-containing protein; this translates as MKPRLLIPVFLLFSFLMAEAGPIRVLFLGHPAKHHNSNEYYPMLAKALGRDAIYFDYTVSVEEALGDAKYLGQFDVLLLYANHGTIQPHQWTNLKNFVENGGGFVPVHCASWCFGNEPGFDQLVGGRFKSHQGAVFSARISDGKHPAMKDVKAFEAWDETYFHTKHNPKNRTVLMVRDAMPGDPHTKPEPWTWVRTQGKGRVFYTASGHDARVWGHAGFHQLLKSGILWAAGETVQARYKKFLAERAPLKYVKRDHIPNYEKRPEPLPYQLPLSAADSMKYTQVPAGWELKLFASEPQIVNPIYMQWDARGRLWVAESIDYPNEIKEGRKGNDRIKILEDTNGDGKCDSVKIFADGLNIPTSFTFARGGIIVAHAPEFLFFKDTDGDDKADVREVLFTGFGAGDTHAGPSNLRYGFDNWIYGTVGYSAFNGQVGGEQHRFGMGVFRFRADGSAIEFLHQFNNNTWGVGFNESGDVFGSTANNNPTFFGGLPATVYGGQRGKSAQMIADTPRFYPITPNIRQVDAFNAYTAGCGHAFATSAGFPNAWRDRRAFICGPTGNLLGMYDIRPKDSGYEAINAFSFMASADEWFSPVVAEVGPDGNLWVADWYNFIIQHNPTPNKGRAGYDAKNGQGNAHINPNRDRQHGRIYRVIHRGHAPKQPTLKATTDLISALGHDNLFWRLTAQRLLVEQQRTDAVPALQAKLKTGGHAALHSLWALEGLGKLDRETHRTALIATDPALRRNALRALGTDQSSAELLYDSATLADKDLHVRRTAFTALASLPKNDTHRKTASLLMQQPVNAKDEWLRAALAATGAAELNVIGYKPSANMLPNASFEKMGDNKLPSDWATRTYSARRPDLKHAVETRKEYVRTGKHSLRISAETRHDSSLFARVSLKGGRNYILSGWVRTENLQGTGNGALLGVHELQHAAKTKGVRQTADQWTEVKVEFKSEQDREVTVNCLFGGWGQSTGTAWWDDVSLVEITPIYKEKSKDPVKGTALAGKKIFDTHLVAGCIRCHKVGDKGGIIGPALDGIASRKDADYIQRALVNPTAELAEGFDKLGASPMPPMNIILNDQELADVMAYLLTLKDKKK
- a CDS encoding DUF1552 domain-containing protein, encoding MVSQANKAMQRRTFLKGAGVALLLPRLESLGQAEEAKSPRRLLTIVNHLSFYQPELIPQNDGGFGEAPPLLNELSDHFDHLKIFSGLDNPAVQNGFGHTPCVGILSGYFNKLHRKNRLSIDQAVADLIGGDTRFKSLAFQAGENLNFSQISWDKHGLPVKQIDSPHKIFNLLFQIDENEKTQQQVLAEDRSILDAVLAQARSMEKRLNATDRAKMDEYLTSVREVEQTVKRRAYWADRSKPQANYEIENFDRKSVDDYVGTLMDLAVLALQTDSTRAVTVQIPFWEGFKEPD